The genomic segment TGACCCTGCTCCTGCCGCTGCTCGTCGCGGCGCCGGCCTGACGCGCAGGGGCCCCGTACGCGCGACGGGGCGCCGGCAGCCGTGGCTGCCGACGCCCCGTCGGGGTGCTCCTGAGCGGTCGCTCAGATGGCGCGGACGTTCTCCGCCTGCGGGCCCTTCTGGCCCTGCGTGACCTCGAACTCGACGCGCTGCGCCTCGTCCAGCGAGCGGTAGCCGCTGCCCTGGATCGCGGAGAAGTGGACGAAGACGTCGGCGCCGCCGCCGTCCTGCTCGATGAAGCCGTAGCCCTTCTCGGCGTTGAACCACTTCACGGTGCCCTGTGCCATGTGCCTGTCTCCTTGCCGGTGGTCGTCCGCGTCGTGCGGACCTGTCGGGCCGACTGCCCCGCCGTCTGACCGCCCCTGACCGTGCCGGAGACAGCAGACGCCCGCGCTGGTGTGCTCGCGGGCGTCCGAAGAACGTACGAGTAGCTAGTACAACCACCGCCCACCGTAGCACCGGCGCCGCCCACGGGGAAGCGCCGCGCCCCCGGCCTCCCGCGGCGCGCCGCGGGAGGAGGAATGACACCCGTGTGGTTCGCACCTACGATGGCGCCAGCCAGACTCGACCCAGGGGGAGCCGTATGGACGCCGCGAACGCGCTGCCGGTCACCGGCGGCCCGGACGCCGGGCTCAGCGAGCGGGACCGCGAGGTCCTCGCGTTCGAGCGCCAGTGGTGGAAGTACGCCGGCGCCAAGGAGCAGGCGGTCCGCGACCTGTTCGACATGTCGGCCACCCGCTACTACCAGGTGCTCAACGCCCTCATCGACCGGCCCGAGGCCCTGGCGCACGACCCCATGCTCGTCAAGCGGCTGCGCCGGCTGCGCGCGAGCCGCCAGCGCGCCCGCTCCGCCCGCCGCCTCGGCATCGAGCTCTGACCCCGGTGGGCGAGGAGCGGGAGGACCAGCAGGGCGGCCTCGGCGCGCGCACCCGCCGGGGCGCGCACCGCGCGCGGCCCGAGCCGTGGCGCGCGGTGGTGCCGGCGGTCGTGCTCGCCGCGGTGGTCGCGGGCGGTGCGGTGGCGCTCACCACCGGGGACGACGGGGGCGGGCCGTCGACGACGACCGCGTCCGAGCAGCAGCCGGCGGCGCAGCCCCCGGCGACGGCCACCGCTGCGGCCGAGCCGTCCGAGCAGCCGTCGGGGAGCCCGTCGGGGGAGCCGTCCGAGGAGCCGTCCGGGGAGCCGTCCGGGGACCCGTCCGGGGAGCCGTCCGAGGAGCCGTCCGAGGAGCCGTCCGAGGACGCGACGCAGGACGAGGGCGGGGCGGCCGGCGGCGCCGAGGTCGTCGTGCTCAACCAGACGTCGGTCAAGGGCCTCGCCGCGAGCCTCGCGGAGGACCTGCGCGGCGAGGGGTGGGCCGTGACCGGCACCGGCAACTTCCGCGGCACCGTGCCGTCGACGACGGTCTACTACCCCGAGGGCCTGCAGGACGAGGCCGAGGCGGTCGCCGCCGACCTGCCCGGGCCCGACCGCACGCGCCCGGTGTTCGGCAACCTGTCGCGCGACGCCCTCACGGTGGTCGTCACGGAGGACATCCGCTAGGGCAGGCTGGGCGGGTGAGCACCCTCCCCGTCCCCGTGACCGAGGCCGGGCGCACCGCCCTGGCCGCGCTGGCCGCCGCCCCCGCGCAGGCGCTCGTCGCCTGCGACTACGACGGCACCCTGGCGCCCATCGTCGACGACCCCGCGGCGGCGCGCGCCGACGCAGGAGTGGCCGGCGCCCTCGCCGACCTCGGGGCCGTCCTCGGCCGGGTCGCCGTCGTCACCGGGCGCCCCGCGGCCGTGGCCGTCGAGCTCGGCGGGCTCGCGGACGTCCCCGGGCTCGTCGTCCTGGGGCACTACGGCCTCGAGCGCTGGCACGGCGGCGAGCTGAGCGCGCCCGACCCCGCGCCGGGCGTCGTCGCGGCGCGGGCGGAGCTGCCCGGGCTGCTGGGCGGACTCGGTGCCGACGGCGCCCGCGTGGAGGACAAGCGCGCCGCCGTCGCGGTGCACACCCGCGGCGCCGCGGCGCCGCAGGAGCTGCTGGAGCGCCTGCGCGCCCCGCTCGGCGACCTCGCCGCCCGGCACGGCCTCGTCGTCGAGCCCGGCCGGCTCGTCCTCGAACTGCGCCCGCCGGGCGTGGACAAGGGCGCCGCGCTGCGCTCGCTCGTGGAGGCCCCGCCCTTCGACGGCCGCCCCTCCTGCGTCGTCTTCTGCGGCGACGACCTCGGCGACCTCCCCGCCTTCGACGCCGTCGACGCCCTGCGCGCCCAGGGCGTGCCCGGCCTGCTCGTCGCCAGCGGCTCCGACGAGGTGCGCGCGCTCGCCGAGCGCGCCGACCTCGTCGTCGACGGCCCCCCCGGCGTCCTGCAGGTCCTGCGCGCCCTCCTGCCCTGACCCCTGCGCCCCCCGGGACTCGGGAGCCGCCATCCCCGCCTGGTCACCGCAGCGACCCGCTCGCCGCGATCGTGCGCGTACGGCGTCCCTGGCACCTGGGCACCGCCATCAGCGCATGATCGCCGCGGAGGGAGTCCGCCGCGATCATGCGCGGATGGCGGACCCCAGGCGCGGGAGCGGGTCGGGGAGCGGGCCGGACCCGGTAGGGCCTGAGGGCGTCCCGCGCACCGCCCCACCCTCGGCCGCGATCATGCGCGTACGGCGGCCCCTGGCACCTGGCGGACCCCAGGCACGGACGCGGGTCGGGGAGCGGGTCGGACCCGGCGGGGCCGGAGGGCGTCCCGCGCACCGCCCCGCCCTCGGCCGCGATCATGGGCGTACGGCGTTCCCTGGCGGCAGCTGGGCACCCGCCCTCAGCGCATGATCGCCGCAGGGGGTGCGCCGCGATCATGCGCGCATGGCGGGCCTTGGCGCGCGAGCGGGCCCGGGAGCCGGCGATACCGTGACCGGCGGGATCGCAAAGGCGGTCCCCCGCACCCCTCAGCGCATGATCGCCGCAAGGGGTGCGCCGCGGTCATGCGCCGATGGTGGACTCCGACTGCGCGCCGCCGTCAGCGCATGATCGCCGTGGGGGGCGGGTCAGCGGCGGCGCTTGGTGCTGGCCCGGTGGACGACCTCGCCGGGGACGCGCTCGACGCGGACCCCGTCGTCCTCGGGGAGCGGGCCGAGGGCGAGGTCGGCGAGGCGGCGGCCGAGGTCGCGCAGCGGCAGGGCCACCGTGGTGAGGGCGGGGGTGGTCTCGCGGCCGACGGGGAGGTCGTCGAACCCGGCGAGGGCGACGTCCTGCGGCACCTTGAGCTTGCGCTCGCGCAGGGCTGCGAGGGCGCCGACGGCGACGGTGTCGCTGACGGCGAGGACGCAGGAGCCGCGCAGGTCGACGGAGGCGGCGAGCTCGAGCGCGGCCTCGTACCCGCCCTCGCGGCTCAGCGCGCCGTTCACGACCTCGCCGAGCCGGCTCTTGCGCCCGCCCGCCGTCCCGTCCTTGAAGCCCGCGACGCGGTCACGGGCGGTGACGAGCTCCTTGGGGCCGGCGAGGACGTGGAAGCGCTCGAAGCCCTGCTCGACGAGGGAGGCGGCAAGCGCTTTCGCCGACGGCCGGTTCTCGAGGAGCAGCGTGTCGGTGCCCAGCGTCCGCTGCCCCAGGACCGCGACGCGCCCGCCGGCGAGCTCGAAACCCTCGACCTCGGCGGCGAGGCGCCGGCCGACGTCGCGGCCCGACGTGCGGCTGCCCGCGAGGACCACGGCCCGGGCGCGGTGGTTGCGCATGGAGGACACGTGCTCGAGCTCGAGCTCCGGGTCGTGGCCGGTGCTCACCACGCTGACGAGCAGGCCCATCTCCCGCGCGACCTCGAGCACACCGGCCGCGACCTCGGCGTCCCACGGGTCCGTGATGTCGGGGACGACGAGGCCGACGAGGTCGGACGCGCCCCGGGCCATCGCCTGGGCGGCGGGGTTGGGCCGGTAGCCGAGCTCGGCGGCCGCGGCGAGCACCTGTTCGCGCAGGACGGGCCCGACGGTGCGGACGCTGCCGTTGAGCACCCGGGACGCGGTGGCGAGGGAGACGTCCGCGGCGCGCGCGACGTCCGCGAGGGTGACAGGACCTGAGGGCACGGGGGACCGCCTCTCCGACGTGTGGTCGCGCTCACCGTACTGCACCGGCGCCTCCCGGCACCGCCAGGACGCGGCTTTCCCGCTCCGCGTCCGGTCACTCCGGGCTAGCGCTTTCTCACCCCAGGGCGTCGACCTGGGCCGCGAACCACCGCTCCGGGGGCACCGCCGTGGCCGCCGCGGCGAGGCGGCGGCAGCGGGAGCGGCGCTCCTCCGGGGGCATCGTCAGCGCCCGGTGGAGGGCGTCGGCGGTCTCCCCGACGTCGTACGGGTTGACGAGCAGCGCGTCGCCGCCGAGCTCCTCGGCGGCCCCGGCCTCGGTGGACAGCACGAGCGCGCAGCCGTCCTCGGCGAGGACGGGGCCCTCCTTGGCGACGAGGTTCATCCCGTCCCGCACCGGGTTGACGAGGAGGACGTCGGCGAGCCGGTACGCAGCGAGGCTGCGCGCGTAGTCGTCCTCGACCTGCAGGACGACGGGCTGCCAGTCGTCGGTGCCGAACTCGTCGTTGATCTCCTCGGCGACCCGCAGGACGGCGGCGGTGTACTCGCGGTACTCGGGGAGCTCGGCCCGGGAGGGGTAGGCGAAGGCGACGTGCACCACCTCGCCGACGTGCTCGGGGTGCCCGCGCAGGAGCTCGCGGAAGGCCAGGAGCCCGCGGACGATGTTCTTGCTCAGCTCGGTGCGGTCCACGCGCACGACCGTGCGGCGCCCCCGCAGGTCCTCGGCGAGGGCCGCCCGGCGCGCCTCCACGTCGGGCCGCGCCGCGCGCTCGCGCAGCTCGGCGCCGTCGACGCCGAGCGGGTGCACCCCGAGGCGGGTGGTGCGCCCGGCGTGCTCGACGGTGAGCGCCGCGCGGTCGACCCGGGCGCCCAGGACCCGCTCGGCGCAGTCGAGGAAGGCCCGCGCCCACCGGACGCTGAGGAAGCCGGCGTGGTCGGCGCCGAGCAGGCCCTCGAGGAGGCTCCGCGCGACGCGGGCGGGCAGGAGCGCGTAGTAGTCCGGCGGCGCCCAGGGGGTGTGGGAGAAGTGGGCCGTGCGCAGGTCGGGCCGCAGGTCGCGCAGCATCCCGGGCACGAGGCTCAGGTGGTAGTCCTGCACGAGGACCTTCGCGCCCGGGGCCGCGTCCTCGGCGACCGCCTCGGCGAAGGTGCGGTTGTAGGCGACGTACCCCTCCCACTCGCGCGTGAAGGGGGCGCCGAAGACCGGGGTGAACGCGGTCGACCAGAGCAGGTGGTGGACGAACCACAGCGTCGAGTTGGCCACCGCGTCGTACGCGCGGTGGAAGGTCAGCGCGTCGATGTCCAGCATCCGGACCACGGCGTGCCCGGCCCCCACCGGCTCCCCGAGGTGCCGGTCGACGTCGTGCGGCGCGAGCCGACCGCCCGGCACCGACCGGGACGCCTCGCGGTCGGCGTCGCCGAGGGCGGCGCACACCCACAGCGCCCCCGTGGCGCCCGCGACCGCGGAGAGCCCCGAGACGAGGCCGCCGCCGCCGCGGCGCGGGACGAGGCCGCCGTCCTCCGCGCGCACGAACGTGACCGGTCCGCGGTTGGACGCGACGAGCAGGGGAGCGCTGCCGGCCACGGGAGTGCCTCCGGCGGGGTGGGGCGGGTCGTGGGCCAGCGACCCTAGCCGGTCCCGCCGCCGGCCCGGCGGGCGGTCCCGGCCCCGAGGGGGCCGGGCGGCCGCTGCCCGTGCCGCGGTGCCCTACGATGGGGGGCACAACTGAAGACCGCTCATCCAGAGGGGCAGAGGGACACGGCCCGACGAAGCCCCGGCAACCCCGTGCGTACGACCGCGACCTCCGCGGCCCCGGCGCGCGAAAGGTGCCAACTCCGTCCCGCGGACCATCCGGCGGGAAAGATGAGGAGAGAGGCCTCGTACGTGACTGCCACGACCACCCCCCTGCCCACCGCCGTCGAGCCCGACGTCGACCTGGGGCCGGCCACCGGCCTGACCTGCCGCGAGTGCGGGGCGTCCTTCCCCCTCGGCGCGCGCTACGCCTGCGAGGAGTGCTTCGGCCCCCTCGAGGTGGCGTACGACTACCGCGGCGTGACCCGCGCCTCGATCGAGGCCGGTCCGCGCAACATCTGGCGCTACCGCGGCCTGCTGCCCGTGCCCTCGACGGTCACCGAGGTGCCGAACCTCGAGCCCGGCTTCACCAAGCTGGTCCGCGCGGACAACCTCGCCGCCGCGCTGGGCATGCGCCGGCTGTGGGTGAAGGACGACTCGGGCAACCCCACGCACTCGTTCAAGGACCGCGTCGTCGGCGTGGCGCTCGCCGCCGCCCGCGAGCTCGGCTTCCAGGTCCTCGCCTGCCCGTCGACCGGGAACCTCGCCAACGCCGTCGCGGCGGCCGCGGCGCGCGCGGGCATCCGCTCGGTGGTCATGGTCCCGAGCGACCTCGAGCAGCAGAAGATCGTCACGAGCGCCGTGTACGGCGGCACGCTCGTCGCGGTCGAGGGGACGTACGACGACGTCAACCGCCTCGCCTCGGAGATCGCGGGCGAGGAGGAGGACTGGGCGTTCGTCAACGTCAACGTGCGCCCCTACTACGCCGAGGGCTCCAAGACGCTCGGGTACGAGGTCGCCGAGCAGCTCGGCTGGCGCCTGCCGGAGCAGCTCGTGGTCCCCATCGCCTCCGGCTCGCAGCTCACCAAGATCGACAAGGGCTTCCGCGAGCTCGTGCACCTCGGGCTCGTCGACGACGCGCCGTACAAGGTCTTCGGCGCCCAGGCGACCGGCTGCTCGCCCGTCGCGCAGGCCTGGAAGGCCGGGCACGACGTGGTGCGCCCGGTGAAGCCGGACACGATCGCCAAGTCCCTGGCCATCGGCAACCCCGCCGACGGGCCGTACGTGCTCGACGTCTGCCGCCGCACCGGCGGGGCCGTGGAGGACGTCACCGACGCCGAGGTGGTCGAGGGCATCCGCCTGCTCGCCCGCACCGAGGGGATCTTCGCCGAGACCGCCGGCGGCGTCACGGTGGCGACGCTGCGCAAGCTCCTCGCCTCCGGTCAGCTGGACCCCGCGGCCGAGACGGTCGTGTTCAACACCGGCGACGGGCTGAAGACGCTCGACGCCGTGTCCCCCGTCGTCGGCCCGACGGCGACCATCCCCGCCTCGCTCGAGGCCTTCCGGAAGGCGGTCAGCGCGTGAGCGTCAGCGTGCGCATCCCGACGATCCTGCGGACCTACACCAAGGGGGAGTCCGAGGTGAGCGCGGAGGGCTCGACGCTCGCCGAGGTCATCGCCTCGCTCGACGCCTCGTACCCCGGGATCGGCGCGCGCGTCCTCGACGACGCGGGCAAGCTGCGGCGCTTCGTCAACGTGTACGTCGGCGACGAGGACGTGCGCTTCGCCGACGGGCTGCAGACCCCGACGCCCGAGGGGGCGCAGGTCTCGGTCATCCCGGCGGTCGCCGGGGGCTGACGCGGGCGGCGGTACGGTCCCCGCCATGGCCAGGGCGGCGAGCGGCGGGGGCGACCCCGCGCGCACCCTCGCCCTGCTGTGGGACCTCGACCCGCCGAGCCCCCGCGGCCCGCGACAGCGGCTGCGCCCCGCGCAGGTCGGGGACGCGGCCGTGGCGCTCGCCGACGCGCAGGGCCTGGACGCGGTGACGGTGCGCGCGGTCGCCGCGCAGCTGGGTGTCGCGCCGATGACGCTCTACACCTACGTCCCCGGCCGCGACGAGCTGCTCGACCTCATGGTCGACCTGGTGCACCGCGAGGAGCTGCCCGCGCTGCGCGGCGGCTGGCGCGAGCGCGCCGAGCAGGTCGCCCGGGAGCGGCTGGACCGGGCCCGCCGCCACCCGTGGCTGCTCGAGGTGGCGACCCGCCGCCGCCCGCCGCTGGGGCCGGGGACCATCGGCACGTACGAGCGCGAGCTCGTCGCCCTCGACGGCGCCGGGCTGAGCGACGTCGAGCGCGACCTCGTGGTGGTCCTGCTCGGCGACGTCGCGGACGGCGCGGCGCGCGGCGGCACCGCCGCAGGGGCGCAGGACGCGGACTGGTGGGCGGCCAGCGGGCCGCTGCTGGAGCGGGTGCTGGACCCGGCGCGCTACCCGCGGGCGGTGCGGGTGGGCGCGGCGGCCGGCGCGGAGCAGGGGGCGGCGTACGACCCGGGGCGGGCCCTCGCCTTCGCCCTCGACCGGGTCCTCGACGGGGTGGCCGCGCTCGTCGCCGGGCGCCCGCCCGCCTGACCCGGGGTCGCTTGCACTCTCCAGGGTCGAGTGCCAACATGGGCCTAGCACTCTCGTGCAGGGAGTGACAGGAACGACCGGTCGGCGAGGGTCGGCGCAGCGGGGACGTGACCGCGCGCTCCGGCTCGTCCGTCGCGGGCGCTGGACCGGTCGCCATCCACCCCGTCTGGGAGGGACCGGAAACTTCATGGCAAAGATGATCGCTTTCGACGAGGAGGCCCGTCGCGGCCTCGAGCGCGGCATGAACCAGCTCGCCGACGCCGTCAAGGTGACGCTCGGCCCGCGCGGCCGCAACGTCGTCCTGGAGAAGAAGTGGGGCGCCCCCACGATCACCAACGACGGTGTGAGCATCGCGAAGGAGATCGAGCTCGAGGACCCGTACGAGAAGATCGGGGCCGAGCTGGTCAAGGAGGTCGCGAAGAAGACGGACGACGTCGCCGGTGACGGCACGACGACCGCGACCGTCCTGGCCCAGGCGCTGGTCCGCGAGGGCCTGCGCAACGTCGCCGCCGGCGCGAACCCGATGGCGCTCAAGCGCGGCATCGAGAAGGCCGTCGAGGCCGTCTCCGAGCAGCTGCTGAACGTCGCCAAGGACGTCGAGACCAAGGAGCAGATCGCCTCCACGGCCTCGATCTCCGCCGCCGACACCCAGATCGGCGAGATGATCGCCGAGGCGATGGACAAGGTCGGCAAGGAAGGCGTCATCACCGTCGAGGAGAGCAACACCTTCGGGCTCGAGCTCGAGCTCACCGAGGGCATGCGCTTCGACAAGGGCTACATCTCCGGCTACTTCGTGACCGACGCGGAGCGCCAGGAGGCCGTCCTCGAGGACCCGTACGTCCTCGTGGTCAACAGCAAGATCTCGGCGGTCAAGGACCTGCTCCCGCTGCTGGAGAAGGTCATGCAGTCGGGCAAGCCCCTGCTGATCATCGCCGAGGACGTGGAGGGCGAGGCCCTGGCCACGCTCGTCGTCAACAAGATCCGCGGCACCTTCCGCTCGGTCTCGGTCAAGGCCCCGGGCTTCGGCGACCGCCGCAAGGCCATGCTGCAGGACATCGCGATCCTCACCGGCGGCCAGGTCATCAGCGAGGAGGTCGGCCTCAAGCTCGAGAACGCCGGCCTCGAGCTGCTCGGCCGCGCGCGCAAGGTCGTCATCACCAAGGACGAGACGACCATCGTCGAGGGTGCGGGCGACGCGGACCAGATCGCGGGCCGCGTCAACCAGATCCGCGCCGAGATCGAGAAGTCGGACTCGGACTACGACCGCGAGAAGCTCCAGGAGCGCCTCGCCAAGCTCGCCGGCGGCGTCGCCGTCATCAAGGCGGGCGCGGCCACCGAGGTCGAGCTCAAGGAGCGCAAGCACCGCATCGAGGACGCGGTGCGCAACGCCAAGGCCGCCGTCGAGGAGGGCATCGTCGCCGGTGGTGGCGTGGCCCTGCTCCAGGCGTCCGTCTCGGCGTTCGACAAGCTCGAGCTCGAGGGCGACGAGGCCACCGGTGCCGCGATCGTCAAGCTCGCGCTGGAGGCCCCGCTCAAGCAGATCGCGGTGAACGCCGGCCTCGAGGGCGGCGTCGTGGTCGAGCGCGTGCGCAACCTCGAGCCCGGCAACGGCCTCAACGCCGCGACCGGCGAGTACGTCGACATGATCAAGTCCGGGATCATTGACCCGGCCAAGGTCACCCGCTCGGCGCTGCAGAACGCCGCCTCCATCGCGGCGCTCTTCCTCACCACCGAGGCCGTCATCGCCGACAAGCCGGAGAAGGCCGCTGCGGCCCCGGCCGGCGGTGGCGACATGGGCGGCATGGACTTCTGAGCCACGCCGCTCGCACCACCTGAGCACCACCCCGAGGGGCGGTCCCGGCTCGCGCCGGGGCCGCCCCTCGCGGCGTCGCACCCCTAGGCTCCTCGTCGTGGAACGTCCCTGGCTGCCCCACGAGGCGCTGACGGGTGCGGCGGGCACCTTCGGCTGGACCGCCGCCCGGCACTACGACGACCGGCCCCGCCGGCGCCGGGCCGTCCGGGCCGGCGTCCTGGCGGGCCTGCTCGTCGCCGAGGCCACCCGTCCCGCGCGCCACGGGCGACCGGTCGCGCCGGCCCCCGAGCGGCACGCGGGGCCGCACCCCGCGCCGCAGGACCCCGCGCCGGAGGACCCCGCGCCGGAGCACCCCGCGCCGGAGGACCCCGCGCCGGAGGACCCGGCGCCCGGCCTCCGGGACCTCCCGTGGCCGCTGGTCGCGGCCGGGCTCGGCGCCTCGGTCGCCGGCACGGTGCTGTGGCACCGCGCCGAGGACCGCTGGCTGCGCCGGCTCGCCCGTCGCGGGCACCGCAGCCCCGCCGCCTCCCTCGGGCTGGGCCTGGCGGGGGCGCAGCTGCTCATGGCGCTCGGCGCCGGGGCGGTCGCCCGGCGCCGCGACGCCCGCCGCGGCTGAGGGCCCGCGGCGCCCTCAGCCGAAGCTGCGGGCGACCTGCTCCTCGGCGCCGGCGTACGCCGTCCCCGCCTGCGCCAGCAGGTCGGCGATGCCGGTGAGCGCCTGGTTGAGCCCCTCGGCGCTGCGCTGCCACTCGGCCCACAGCTCCTGGAAGCGCGCCTGCGCGACGCCCGCCCAGTCGCCGCCGAGGGGCGCGACGGACGCGGCGAGCCCGCGCAGCTCGCCGTCGATGCTCCCGGCGCCGCCGCGGACCCGTCCGGAGAGGGAGTGCAGCTGCTCGGGGGTGACCCGGAACCCGGTCATGGGGTGCTCCTGTCGTGGCCGGCGGCCCCCGTCGGGCCGCGTCCGGCGCACCGTACGGCCGCGCCGCGGACCCCCGGCCCGGGCCGTCCACAGCCCTGTGGACGGTCGGCTCAGCCCGGCGGGAGCGCGCCCAGCGGCGCGACGACCCCGCACCCCTCGGTGCACACCCAGTGCGGGTCGGGCCCGAGCTCGGGCTCCACGCCCAGCGGCTCGCCGTCGTGCACGCGGCAGGTCGGCCAGCGGCCCTCGGTGTCCATGAGCCGGTCCTGCACGTCCTGGGCGACCTGGCCGGCCACGTACGCCCCGCCCTCGGGCCACTGCCCGACCCACCAGCGCCGCTCGACGACGACGTCCTCGACGAGGTCGACGACGTCGGGGGTGTCGGCGCCGTAGGCCGCGAGGTCGTGCAGCACGAGCGCGCGGGCGCGCAGCAGCGGGTCGGCGGGGGCGTCGCTCATGCCCCCCATGGTGCCCCGGCGGCTAGGCTCGCCCGCTGTGGCGATCCTCGTCGACCCGGCCATCTGGCCCTGGCGCGACAAG from the Vallicoccus soli genome contains:
- a CDS encoding cold-shock protein, whose product is MAQGTVKWFNAEKGYGFIEQDGGGADVFVHFSAIQGSGYRSLDEAQRVEFEVTQGQKGPQAENVRAI
- a CDS encoding DUF3263 domain-containing protein, which encodes MDAANALPVTGGPDAGLSERDREVLAFERQWWKYAGAKEQAVRDLFDMSATRYYQVLNALIDRPEALAHDPMLVKRLRRLRASRQRARSARRLGIEL
- a CDS encoding LytR C-terminal domain-containing protein, whose amino-acid sequence is MGEEREDQQGGLGARTRRGAHRARPEPWRAVVPAVVLAAVVAGGAVALTTGDDGGGPSTTTASEQQPAAQPPATATAAAEPSEQPSGSPSGEPSEEPSGEPSGDPSGEPSEEPSEEPSEDATQDEGGAAGGAEVVVLNQTSVKGLAASLAEDLRGEGWAVTGTGNFRGTVPSTTVYYPEGLQDEAEAVAADLPGPDRTRPVFGNLSRDALTVVVTEDIR
- the otsB gene encoding trehalose-phosphatase — its product is MSTLPVPVTEAGRTALAALAAAPAQALVACDYDGTLAPIVDDPAAARADAGVAGALADLGAVLGRVAVVTGRPAAVAVELGGLADVPGLVVLGHYGLERWHGGELSAPDPAPGVVAARAELPGLLGGLGADGARVEDKRAAVAVHTRGAAAPQELLERLRAPLGDLAARHGLVVEPGRLVLELRPPGVDKGAALRSLVEAPPFDGRPSCVVFCGDDLGDLPAFDAVDALRAQGVPGLLVASGSDEVRALAERADLVVDGPPGVLQVLRALLP
- a CDS encoding LacI family DNA-binding transcriptional regulator; protein product: MPSGPVTLADVARAADVSLATASRVLNGSVRTVGPVLREQVLAAAAELGYRPNPAAQAMARGASDLVGLVVPDITDPWDAEVAAGVLEVAREMGLLVSVVSTGHDPELELEHVSSMRNHRARAVVLAGSRTSGRDVGRRLAAEVEGFELAGGRVAVLGQRTLGTDTLLLENRPSAKALAASLVEQGFERFHVLAGPKELVTARDRVAGFKDGTAGGRKSRLGEVVNGALSREGGYEAALELAASVDLRGSCVLAVSDTVAVGALAALRERKLKVPQDVALAGFDDLPVGRETTPALTTVALPLRDLGRRLADLALGPLPEDDGVRVERVPGEVVHRASTKRRR
- a CDS encoding alpha,alpha-trehalose-phosphate synthase (UDP-forming) gives rise to the protein MAGSAPLLVASNRGPVTFVRAEDGGLVPRRGGGGLVSGLSAVAGATGALWVCAALGDADREASRSVPGGRLAPHDVDRHLGEPVGAGHAVVRMLDIDALTFHRAYDAVANSTLWFVHHLLWSTAFTPVFGAPFTREWEGYVAYNRTFAEAVAEDAAPGAKVLVQDYHLSLVPGMLRDLRPDLRTAHFSHTPWAPPDYYALLPARVARSLLEGLLGADHAGFLSVRWARAFLDCAERVLGARVDRAALTVEHAGRTTRLGVHPLGVDGAELRERAARPDVEARRAALAEDLRGRRTVVRVDRTELSKNIVRGLLAFRELLRGHPEHVGEVVHVAFAYPSRAELPEYREYTAAVLRVAEEINDEFGTDDWQPVVLQVEDDYARSLAAYRLADVLLVNPVRDGMNLVAKEGPVLAEDGCALVLSTEAGAAEELGGDALLVNPYDVGETADALHRALTMPPEERRSRCRRLAAAATAVPPERWFAAQVDALG
- the thrC gene encoding threonine synthase — its product is MRREASYVTATTTPLPTAVEPDVDLGPATGLTCRECGASFPLGARYACEECFGPLEVAYDYRGVTRASIEAGPRNIWRYRGLLPVPSTVTEVPNLEPGFTKLVRADNLAAALGMRRLWVKDDSGNPTHSFKDRVVGVALAAARELGFQVLACPSTGNLANAVAAAAARAGIRSVVMVPSDLEQQKIVTSAVYGGTLVAVEGTYDDVNRLASEIAGEEEDWAFVNVNVRPYYAEGSKTLGYEVAEQLGWRLPEQLVVPIASGSQLTKIDKGFRELVHLGLVDDAPYKVFGAQATGCSPVAQAWKAGHDVVRPVKPDTIAKSLAIGNPADGPYVLDVCRRTGGAVEDVTDAEVVEGIRLLARTEGIFAETAGGVTVATLRKLLASGQLDPAAETVVFNTGDGLKTLDAVSPVVGPTATIPASLEAFRKAVSA
- a CDS encoding MoaD/ThiS family protein encodes the protein MSVSVRIPTILRTYTKGESEVSAEGSTLAEVIASLDASYPGIGARVLDDAGKLRRFVNVYVGDEDVRFADGLQTPTPEGAQVSVIPAVAGG
- a CDS encoding TetR/AcrR family transcriptional regulator encodes the protein MARAASGGGDPARTLALLWDLDPPSPRGPRQRLRPAQVGDAAVALADAQGLDAVTVRAVAAQLGVAPMTLYTYVPGRDELLDLMVDLVHREELPALRGGWRERAEQVARERLDRARRHPWLLEVATRRRPPLGPGTIGTYERELVALDGAGLSDVERDLVVVLLGDVADGAARGGTAAGAQDADWWAASGPLLERVLDPARYPRAVRVGAAAGAEQGAAYDPGRALAFALDRVLDGVAALVAGRPPA
- the groL gene encoding chaperonin GroEL (60 kDa chaperone family; promotes refolding of misfolded polypeptides especially under stressful conditions; forms two stacked rings of heptamers to form a barrel-shaped 14mer; ends can be capped by GroES; misfolded proteins enter the barrel where they are refolded when GroES binds); translation: MAKMIAFDEEARRGLERGMNQLADAVKVTLGPRGRNVVLEKKWGAPTITNDGVSIAKEIELEDPYEKIGAELVKEVAKKTDDVAGDGTTTATVLAQALVREGLRNVAAGANPMALKRGIEKAVEAVSEQLLNVAKDVETKEQIASTASISAADTQIGEMIAEAMDKVGKEGVITVEESNTFGLELELTEGMRFDKGYISGYFVTDAERQEAVLEDPYVLVVNSKISAVKDLLPLLEKVMQSGKPLLIIAEDVEGEALATLVVNKIRGTFRSVSVKAPGFGDRRKAMLQDIAILTGGQVISEEVGLKLENAGLELLGRARKVVITKDETTIVEGAGDADQIAGRVNQIRAEIEKSDSDYDREKLQERLAKLAGGVAVIKAGAATEVELKERKHRIEDAVRNAKAAVEEGIVAGGGVALLQASVSAFDKLELEGDEATGAAIVKLALEAPLKQIAVNAGLEGGVVVERVRNLEPGNGLNAATGEYVDMIKSGIIDPAKVTRSALQNAASIAALFLTTEAVIADKPEKAAAAPAGGGDMGGMDF
- a CDS encoding WXG100 family type VII secretion target, which encodes MTGFRVTPEQLHSLSGRVRGGAGSIDGELRGLAASVAPLGGDWAGVAQARFQELWAEWQRSAEGLNQALTGIADLLAQAGTAYAGAEEQVARSFG